Genomic segment of Bos taurus isolate L1 Dominette 01449 registration number 42190680 breed Hereford chromosome 6, ARS-UCD2.0, whole genome shotgun sequence:
tggttcctctgccttttctaaatccagcttgtacatctggaagttgttggttcacgtactgctaaagctgagcttgaaggattttgagtgttaaccttactagcatgtgaaatgaacacaactgTACGGCAGAGAAATAGGACTTAGAAAATATTCAGTCCAGCAATAATCCTGAAGCAATAGTTTGTACATTAGTTGATATTCTTCTTGGCCAATTCTAGTACTAGAAGTACTAACAAGTATGAcagtctgattttttaaattcttatttcacCCTGTCAAGCCATTAATTCACAATGAAAACTtctaaaataaactgaaatcaataaacatttgtaaaataactaaataattaaaataataaatagctaaaatatgtaattatattatAGAATCACAAACCAGACAAACAGCCCTTGATTGCTCAAATACCCAGCTTTGATTATTTTGAGCTTAATACTTTACAACAGACCTTATGCTGTAATTTGCTCTCTCTCAGTTCTGTAACTGTTTCTTATTTCCTGATCATTTGGATAGTCTTTAATAGATTGGCAGTTTAGTGATAGCCCAGGAAGATTTTCTCTGATCAAAACGTGATTAAATAGAGATACACTTTGGTCAGAAGACAACTATGGTCCATAGTTCCCACATGGAAAAGATTCAAATGCAATTTTGGATGGGTCTGTGGGGATTTGCCTTGATATACTTCCTTTATCTTTTTAAGAGTAGAAATGGAAATGTGGCCTCTAGAGTGGCTAATCAGTGATGTGCTGATGATACATGTTCAACAACTGGCTTCCCACAAAAAAAGAGCCCTGATTTGTTGTGTTTGCCAATTATAGTGTAAATACTCCCTTCATATTCAATGTCAGGCCACCAACTTGATGTCACTGAAGGCAAAGAGGGATTAAATGTATACAGTTGGCTTTTGCAAGCCAGTGTAAGCTGGCTCCAGCACACTAGTGAACTAAGAATGATCTGACTGGTGGCCAGGAATGGAAATATACCTTGCATATGAGTTCAGCATATGAGACAACTGAATTCTACATAACTTAGTTTTTCCTTTAGTGAAAATTGATTTATTCATCTACAGTCAGTTTACTTATAGGTCTTGACCTTTTCCTTTTGAATAGAGGTATgagtgatatatacatacacaaatctAATAATATAGCACTATAATTTCTCTTTATTCATAGTAATAGTAGTTTCTAAAATTGCCTTGTGTCTGAGATTGAAATGATTGAGAATGTTTGTGAATCAATTCCTTATACCATGAACCAAAGAAATGaccagtttctttttatttcaagataTCAGTATAATTTGCATTCTAATAcctttcataaaagaaaatattttatttccatcaAATGAGCAAAGTTTGTTTTTTCCCTATTAAAGCAAATTATTTGTTGGTATGCTCTTCTAATAATATATGCAGAAAGGATAGCATCAAAATATCTCATTTCTTTATAGAATTTAATATACATCCTATTAACAGCAGTGTACAGATGTATAATATTTGacaattaaaaattacttttaaaaatattttcaatattagcTCTGGTAGAACCAGAGCTGCTATTATgcatactatttctttttttacattccaaaaggaaattaaaacttcTAGTAGTATTACAAAGGAATACACTTTTAAATATTGAATGCAGATATACAAAATCTCATGACTTCTGTTAAAAACCTCGCAACTCTACTGGACACGAATAATGTCAAATAACTTGCTCTTATGCCAGGTTCATAAAGGTTACTATTAAAAATACTGCAAACCCAGTAAAAACACAATGATATAGTACAAAGTCTTTTTTCAAAGTCAAACTTTAAAAGATCTGTATTTACACAAAGGAATAATATTTTTTAGTGCCCTCTGATTGGTACTGTTGTTCAGgataatctaattttagaaatCTAAATTGAACATTTTCACCATTTTTCTGCTTCAGTATGGAAGATGCTGAGGACATACagaataaattttagaaacaggACTGGGTAAAAACTTTATAAAGTAGAATAGTAAACATTTTACACACTTTAGTTATTGCCCTGCCAAAGATAAAAATAACCCATTGCTCCATCTTCCTCTATTTAACTTTCTAGATAACTATCTCAAATACCTATCTTTTGTCTACATAGAAAGTTTTTTTAGACCAAAGTATaaagattttagattttttttttaacaaaatccaAAATATCAGTAAGccgtttttcattttctaaatatgttTACAGAAATGCTATTTTTCAATATAAAACCCCAAAGTGTTGAATTAAGACACATTAATAACATGCCTGGCCAATTACTGACTTGACTTTAGCATTAGAGGAATATGATACAATTGGCTGTTGAGTTCCAAATTTAAGCATTTGGTTTTATATTGTAATACTGTAATGTCTAATAcagatattaaagaaaatgagctttttcttttaaaaaaaggaataataaagaatTTCAGCCATAATACAAATCAACTTTGAGGGGAAAATCCATATCAAGATaggaaatagatttttaaaatcttagacTAATTGctataaaagaattataaaaatgtaaatttctaaaaaaaatacactgaaaatgTTTATCTAGgaaaaaatacaaggaaaacaTTCACTACTACGGGGTACAGTCAACTATGGACCTGGCTTATGAGcctttaaaaattcacaaaaacTAATTAGCACCAAAATTGTCTAAAACTCCAAATGATATACTGAAGTAATTCCAAGCCCAAGTATTACATTATAAAAAAGTTATATTTAACTTGGAAGTTTTCCcagttataataaatatatttctttacaaTCTTTAGAAAATGTGCTAGCTTtaccaattttcaaaatattaaggTAGTGTATAGAAGTTGTCATTTACATTAGTTTTGGCTGAGCAGGGACAATGGAAATTCAAGTTATTTCCCAGAAAATATGGATTTATTTGGTTGGGGTAAGTGAAGAGCAATTCTCCAGTCAAAATTTTTCACTCCCTGTTTCAccctttttcttctaaaatgttttattagaGCTTTTACAAGATCTATATTGTCTGATTTGAATTTTGTATCCTATTTTCCCTGCTCACTTTTTGGTGTTATTTAAGGTCTGGCATGGGAATAGGAGTATTTAAAAGTGGGCACAGATCACAGTAGTTAAACAAGTTATGAATAAGCTACTATATATATTCAACCCTCTTAAAATCAagttgaatttaattttaaacatcAACTTACAAATTTAATTGcaaaacaacaacacacaatTTGAAACAAGGCAAACTTTTCAGCCTTTATGTAGTGAAATGTATAACTTCACTAATTACATATCTGGCTACCAAATGTCAAACCAAATGTTCATTTGGCCATATTTTACTGCTGCACATAAATAATGACAAGGCAAAGAAGAGCAACTAGTCCGAAGGCTGGTAGGCCAAGGAACCACAGCATAACCCAAAAGAAAATGACTATTACTGGTTCTACAATTTGTTCTCCAAAATACATCCTTGTGAAGCCCATGTTGAGGAGGCTTTTGTTCAGTTCACCAAAAAGCGTTCCCATCTTTTTGTAGTCATCTCCCACAGGCTCGCCAGTGTGGTTTTGTGATTCTTCAATatcctttgaaaaacaaaaacaagacaaaatataaacataaaatgagaAACAGGTGAAGGTCTTTTAAGAATAATGATCATTTCATAGTTCTTTATCTTCCAGAGTATGTACTGGGCATACTTGTGATAACCATTCGATAATATCTGGGAATGTTCCTTTTGATTGTCACCCAGAACAGCTGTGACTGTGATCACCTTTCAAGAATATGGAAAGCACTGATTTATTGATTTATGTGGCCTTGACATTGACTGGACACTCAACTACTAGAACACAGATTTACAAGATGAAGGAAGTAGCTGATCATTTCATTTTCTAGCTCCCTGGAATTGCACACAACAACTTATTAAGTGAAAAATCATGTTCGTATTGTTCTTATCAATGATTGTGATTACTGAACAACCTTTTTATACCAATCTGCTGTTCAGAGGCAGGCTCTGGATTGCTCTGTCCTGCTAAGTAAGCTTCTTTTCAGTCCATTCATTTGACACTAAGACTTCAATgacccagcctcctctctctggAGTAGAGCTTGCTGCTACTGTTGAGCAATTCTCAGCTATTATGTCTGTGATCCTTCGATTTTAGCTGGGAAGCTAAGAATTCAGTGTAGGTCCTTGATGTCCTAAATGCTTATTAATCTCATCAGAAGAAACATACAGTTTCCACATAGGAATAATTTTGTATAATAAGCCTAAAAGTTTACCTACATATCAGTTCCCCAGAAAATGTCCATGTGTACCCAATTATACATACCAAAAATTATGTACTATTTCTATTACCTCTCAGTCTTATTACAATTAGGGTCTTTATACTACTATcttgctgccaagtcacttcagtcgtgtccgactctgtgcgaccccatagacggcagcccaccaggctctgctgcccctgggattctctaggcaagaacactggagtgggttgccatttccttctccaatgcatgaaagtgaaaagtcgaagttaagtcgctcagtcgtgtccgactctttgcgaccccatgggctgcagcccaccaggctcctccatccgtgggattttccaggcaagagtactggagtggggtgccattgccttctagtagATAGATATTAAGTTACTATCTCTTAGCTTCAACCCTACTCTTTGAAATTCTACAAACATATCTGGTTCCCTGTTAGGCTCTGCCAGTAGAGGAACTAGAGAGACACTGCAcagcaagaggaggaggaaggggcttGCTCTTTCTTGTTTGCCTCTCATGGGTTTCTTGGTCCTCTTGGTCTCCAGTGATAGTTCACTCTGGCGGTAGTAGGTCCTTCTGGTAGCAGCTACTGATTTCAGTTTAGTGACTTCCCAGCACCTGCAGAAACTATCTCAATGTGCCTTCCTGAGACACCAGATCAAACCTGTGGGTTCCTTTCCCTCAGATCTCTGGTCCCCAGGGTCTGTGGTGTTCCTCCTTTGAGCTCAGAAACACCAGTACCAGGTGGGCGGTGATTGGCTCTTGGAAGCCTGAGTCTCAGCTGCGTGTCATGGGGCCTTCCCCAGTTTTCTCAGTTTTAGtaattctctctcttctctgcttcctcaggcccaggaGTGGTGGCTGGTTCCTGGTGTTACTACCTGTGGCACTCTAGCCTACTAAAGTGGTTTTTAAAACTTGATATGTTAGACTCCCTTGGAGGGCTCTGAAAGCCCACTGCCagggtttctgattcagtaagcCACAATTGGGGCTTGGAGTCTGAGAATTTGCActtctaacaagtttccaggtAATGCTTATGATGCTGGtattttttttacatcttttgACTATGACTGCCTTCATGTTTTTGCCTTTCCTGTTCTTCAATGCCTGCTTAACAATTCTTTGTATTAACTTATCTTTGTTAAAATAATTGGTATAGTTTCTCTCTTTTCACTAGCCCCTAATTTGGTCACAAAAGAAAACCTATGTCACAGTGACACAGTTGTAATTGTAATTTATTAAACCTAATCTCTTTTAGGCATGATGATTCAAATCAGTAATTATTTATTGAACATATACTTGCTCATAGTAGGTGCAAGATAGAAaattggagttggtgatggacagggaggcctggtgtgctgcgattcatggggtcgcaaagagtcggacatgactgagtgactgaactgaactgaaaaaagacGACTTTGGGTATAGAGTTTCATATAATAACAAGTAAATATTAAAAGCTACTAAGTAGGCTGTCTAGGCCAGAAAATAGTTAATTAACTTAACTTGAGACACACTTCAAACACATGAATTGGACTTAGATTCCTTTAGTAGAAACCAAAACTTAATCATTTCAGTAATCAATaagtaaataactaaaaatattttttcacttaaatgcattattttttattctacatAATAGTTTACATATAtaaggaaaaatgcaaaaaatctAACTTTTATGTGCAATAGTCAGACAAAATGATTTTCAGTGTTTCACTGAAGTGTTTCACTTAAAGTGTTTCATTTTAAGGCAGTGTTTTCCCATATAATAGTAATTTATGTTGAGTACAGAGTATCATTGATGTAATGAAAAAATGAGACTCAATGGGGCATCATTGTTAAATGTATATAAGTTTAAGCCAGAATTAGAGTTAATCtatacatataatttaataaattacttTTGGATTTTAATTTCTaccaaaaaaagaatgagaaaaacaaaatgttgtTGAGATATTTGGAGAGTTTAAATCTAGGCTCCCAACACTTAAACTGAATGACCTTGATCAAACTACTTCAGtttcctgagcttcagttttctaatCCATAAAATGGGATTTTATGAATCCTTTTTGATACAGATAATATACTCGTGAATTATAGTTTATTTGTTAACCTTTccttattttttgtattttaacttttaaattatatttttgttcactgatgtgcTGTGATTAATTTTGTTTCTTAGCTTCTCATACTTTTTAATGTGTTCCACAATAATacactatattaaaaaagaaaaacaaaaatcttgagattttttttgtactTACTTGAGattaaggctttcttttctttaggaCAGAACTCAAAGAGTTCTTGATTTAGTTTGTAATTCTTCTGTTCCCTCAACTTCTCTTCTACTCCAGTGTCTATCATTGCTGGTATCATTTTTGgcctctttctttattttttaatttctttttcttttttaccaccTCTAATTTCTTTTAATCTATGCACTTATTGTACTTTGGGGTTTTCTGTTGTTACTGaagctttttaaaactttttcagtaTATTTGTGGTTTTAGTACAAAGTGAGTACCCTAATCTAAAACAGTTCTTTCTGAAGATTCACTTTAAATTCTTCTACAAACTGTTTGTGGGTTTTTCAGGGGAAGAAGTAGGTGTTGCAATGCTCAGTTAACTCCTCGAGGCCAGGGGGAGAGGCAGCAGTCTGAGATCCAGGGAGCAGCTAGGGGGACGGGGACTAGAGATGGGAGGCCAACTGGCCTGGGGATGCTGTGGCTGTGgcagcctgctgctgcttctttttttttttaatatgaaaaatttcaaacacaaaattagagaaaatagtACAATGAACCCCTAAATACCTATCAACCAGATAAAATAATTACTAAAAATCTGCCACCTTACAGAAGCATTTAATCTGGGCaatctgaaggagaaaaaaaagtcactagAAGAATGCCTA
This window contains:
- the FAM241A gene encoding uncharacterized protein FAM241A (The RefSeq protein has 1 substitution compared to this genomic sequence) is translated as MCSAGQLLGGGGGGGGSGGERDEDRDALAERAAAGTEQESGASPRRRGRRPLEEREQDIEESQNHTGEPVGDDYKKMGTLFGELNKSLLNMGFTRMYFGEQIVEPVIVIFFWVMLWFLGLPAFGLVALLCLVIIYVQQ